In the genome of Limnobaculum zhutongyuii, one region contains:
- a CDS encoding TIGR00366 family protein, whose amino-acid sequence MIGRISRFLTGFVSRYLPDPLIFAMLLTMLTFVIALALTPHTPVDMVQMWGNGFWNLLGFGMQMALIIVTGHALASSAPVKRILKLTASAAKTPAQGVMLVTFFGSVACVINWGFGLVVGAMFAREVARRVKGSDYPLLIACAYIGFLTWGGGFSGSMPLLAATPGNPVEYIAGLIPVSQTIFTDYNIFITLSLIVVMPFVTRMMMPKPEDVVTVDPSLLAEEPDFQKKLPADAPVAEKMEESRIIAWIIGALGIAYLGMYFYEKGFNITINTVNMMFMIAGLLLHKTPMAYMRAISAAAKSTAGILVQFPFYAGIQLMMEHSGLGGLITEWFINVANKDTFPIMTFFSSALINFAVPSGGGHWVIQGPFVMPAAQALGADLGKSAMAIAYGEQWMNMAQPFWALPALAIAGLGVRDIMGYCVTALLFSGIIFVIGLTVF is encoded by the coding sequence ATGATCGGCCGCATATCTCGTTTCTTAACCGGCTTTGTTAGCCGCTACCTGCCCGATCCGTTAATTTTCGCCATGTTGTTAACCATGCTCACGTTTGTGATTGCACTGGCTCTGACACCACATACACCTGTCGATATGGTGCAAATGTGGGGTAACGGCTTCTGGAACCTGCTTGGTTTCGGTATGCAAATGGCGCTGATTATCGTAACAGGACATGCTTTGGCCAGCTCCGCACCGGTTAAGCGTATCCTGAAATTAACCGCATCAGCTGCTAAAACCCCTGCTCAGGGCGTTATGCTGGTCACCTTCTTTGGTTCCGTTGCCTGTGTAATTAACTGGGGCTTTGGACTGGTAGTAGGCGCAATGTTTGCCCGTGAAGTGGCTCGTCGGGTGAAAGGCTCTGACTATCCATTGCTGATTGCCTGTGCTTACATCGGCTTCCTGACATGGGGCGGTGGTTTCTCTGGTTCCATGCCACTGCTGGCCGCAACGCCAGGCAACCCGGTTGAGTATATCGCGGGCCTGATCCCAGTTTCTCAAACCATTTTTACTGACTACAACATCTTTATCACGTTATCTCTGATTGTGGTGATGCCGTTTGTTACCCGTATGATGATGCCAAAACCAGAAGATGTGGTAACTGTTGATCCATCTCTGCTGGCTGAAGAGCCAGACTTCCAGAAAAAACTTCCTGCTGATGCTCCAGTGGCAGAAAAAATGGAAGAAAGCCGTATCATCGCGTGGATCATTGGTGCGTTGGGTATTGCTTACTTAGGCATGTATTTCTACGAAAAAGGCTTCAATATCACCATCAACACCGTCAACATGATGTTTATGATTGCCGGTTTACTGCTGCACAAAACGCCAATGGCCTATATGCGCGCCATTTCTGCCGCAGCCAAAAGTACCGCTGGTATTCTGGTACAATTCCCGTTCTATGCCGGTATCCAGTTAATGATGGAACACTCTGGTTTAGGCGGTCTGATCACTGAATGGTTTATTAACGTTGCCAACAAAGATACCTTCCCAATCATGACCTTCTTCAGTTCTGCGTTGATTAACTTCGCAGTACCATCAGGCGGCGGTCACTGGGTTATTCAGGGTCCATTTGTTATGCCTGCGGCACAAGCTTTAGGTGCCGATCTGGGTAAATCAGCCATGGCAATTGCCTACGGTGAACAGTGGATGAACATGGCACAACCATTCTGGGCCTTACCTGCACTGGCTATTGCTGGTTTAGGGGTTCGGGACATTATGGGTTACTGTGTTACCGCCCTGCTGTTCTCCGGCATCATATTTGTTATCGGCCTCACCGTATTCTGA
- a CDS encoding acetyl-CoA C-acetyltransferase: MNNIVIVSAARTAIGSFNGSLASVSAVDLGSVVIREAMARAGISGEAVDEVIFGNVLQAGLGQNPARQALLKSGIPETVCAYTVNKVCGSGLKSVALAAQAILAGDAQAIIAGGMENMSQAPYLLDSKARWGYRLGDGKLMDVILQDGLMCATHGYHMGITAENVAKEYDISREAQDALALASQQKAVAAINSGAFAKEIVPVTVKTRKGDIIVDTDEFPKADTTAEGLAKLRPAFTKEGTVTAGNASGINDGAAALVVMSESRAKELGLTPLARIRGYANGGVAPSLMGMGPVPATLNALKKTGLSLSDIDLIEANEAFAAQFLAVGKTLGFDAAKVNVNGGAIALGHPIGASGARILVTLLHSLQARDKTLGLATLCIGGGQGIAMIVERMS; the protein is encoded by the coding sequence ATGAACAACATTGTTATCGTCAGCGCAGCGCGCACCGCCATCGGCAGCTTTAATGGCTCACTGGCTTCGGTTTCCGCCGTTGATTTAGGTTCAGTAGTTATTCGTGAAGCAATGGCCCGTGCTGGTATCAGCGGTGAAGCAGTTGATGAAGTTATTTTTGGTAACGTACTCCAGGCTGGTTTAGGTCAAAACCCAGCCCGTCAGGCTCTGCTGAAAAGCGGTATTCCTGAAACGGTTTGTGCTTATACCGTAAACAAAGTCTGTGGTTCAGGCCTGAAAAGTGTCGCTCTGGCAGCTCAAGCGATTCTTGCCGGTGATGCTCAGGCAATTATTGCCGGTGGTATGGAAAACATGAGTCAGGCGCCTTACTTACTGGATAGCAAAGCGCGTTGGGGTTACCGTTTAGGTGATGGCAAACTGATGGATGTTATCCTGCAAGATGGCTTAATGTGTGCCACTCACGGTTACCACATGGGAATCACCGCAGAGAACGTTGCTAAAGAGTACGATATCAGCCGTGAAGCACAGGATGCTCTGGCGCTGGCATCACAGCAAAAAGCCGTAGCTGCGATTAACAGCGGTGCTTTTGCCAAAGAAATCGTTCCAGTAACGGTAAAAACCCGCAAAGGTGACATCATTGTCGATACCGACGAGTTCCCGAAAGCTGACACCACGGCGGAAGGTCTGGCGAAACTGCGTCCTGCCTTCACTAAAGAGGGTACGGTAACCGCAGGTAACGCTTCAGGTATTAACGATGGTGCTGCGGCTCTGGTCGTTATGTCTGAAAGCCGTGCCAAAGAGCTGGGATTAACGCCTCTGGCCCGTATCAGAGGCTATGCCAACGGCGGTGTTGCACCATCGCTGATGGGCATGGGCCCGGTTCCTGCAACGCTGAACGCGTTAAAGAAAACCGGCCTGTCACTGTCTGATATTGATCTGATTGAAGCTAACGAAGCTTTCGCCGCTCAGTTCCTGGCCGTTGGCAAAACACTGGGATTCGATGCCGCCAAAGTTAACGTTAACGGTGGTGCAATTGCTCTGGGTCACCCAATCGGTGCATCCGGTGCGCGTATTCTGGTAACCCTGCTGCACTCGTTACAAGCCAGAGATAAAACTCTGGGTCTGGCAACGCTGTGTATTGGTGGTGGTCAGGGTATTGCAATGATTGTTGAGCGCATGAGCTAA
- a CDS encoding PDDEXK nuclease domain-containing protein has protein sequence MTSELIPSDYGEWLAALKTQIQTARQKAILAVNQELLALYWHIGRDILTRQAEQGWGTKVIEQLAKDLRTAFPELKGFSRANLMSMRAFAEAWPDIVIVQQLVGQLQWGHNIVLLTRLKDTGLRLAYARQALEYGWSRNTLNIHIETQRIEREGLAVTNFESRLPGYQSELARDSLKDPYRLDFLGLGKDAEERAIESALVQHITRFLIELGSGFAFVGRQVHLEVGGDDFFIDLLFYHLKLRCYVVVELKAGAFKPEHAGKLSFYLSAVDAQIKRSEDSPTIGLLLCKSQNRVVAEYALRDSNHPIGVAEYQLINSLPDKLLTDLPSIEEIEAELIGQHIDLDEQAKFE, from the coding sequence ATGACCTCAGAATTAATTCCTTCAGATTATGGTGAATGGTTAGCGGCGCTAAAAACTCAAATTCAGACTGCGCGGCAAAAAGCTATCTTAGCGGTCAATCAGGAGTTGCTTGCGCTTTATTGGCATATTGGGAGAGACATTTTAACCCGACAAGCGGAACAGGGTTGGGGAACCAAAGTTATTGAACAGTTAGCCAAAGATTTAAGAACAGCGTTTCCTGAGCTTAAAGGTTTTTCTCGCGCTAACCTTATGTCGATGCGTGCTTTTGCTGAAGCCTGGCCTGATATTGTAATTGTCCAACAGCTTGTTGGACAATTACAATGGGGGCATAACATTGTGTTATTAACCCGTTTAAAAGATACCGGGTTACGTCTGGCCTATGCCCGGCAGGCGCTTGAGTATGGTTGGTCTCGTAATACATTGAATATACATATTGAGACTCAACGTATAGAACGAGAAGGGTTAGCAGTTACTAACTTTGAATCCCGTCTTCCCGGATATCAATCTGAACTGGCCAGAGATTCATTAAAAGATCCTTATCGTCTGGATTTTCTTGGTCTTGGAAAAGATGCGGAAGAACGGGCGATAGAGTCGGCGTTAGTACAACACATTACTCGCTTCTTGATTGAACTGGGGAGTGGGTTTGCTTTTGTCGGGCGACAGGTTCATTTAGAAGTTGGCGGTGATGACTTTTTTATTGACCTCTTGTTTTACCACTTAAAGCTACGCTGCTATGTAGTTGTTGAGCTTAAAGCTGGTGCTTTTAAACCGGAACATGCGGGGAAGCTGAGTTTTTATCTTAGTGCTGTTGATGCTCAGATAAAACGTTCAGAAGATTCTCCTACCATAGGGTTATTACTGTGCAAAAGCCAAAATCGAGTTGTTGCTGAATACGCTCTGCGTGACTCTAATCATCCGATAGGCGTTGCGGAGTACCAACTGATTAATTCGTTACCAGATAAATTATTGACGGACTTACCCAGTATTGAAGAGATTGAAGCGGAGCTTATTGGTCAACATATTGATTTGGATGAACAGGCGAAATTTGAGTAA